A single window of Ignavibacteriota bacterium DNA harbors:
- the rplM gene encoding 50S ribosomal protein L13: protein MKQQKLTRFIKSEDADQKWYVIDANDLILGRLAAKVASVIRGKHKPIFTPNTDTGDFVIVVNANKVKVTGKRELMKTYFTHSMYPGGAKIKSFTELIAKKPDYVITEAVKGMLPKNRLGRHLLKKLKVYAGSEHPHSAQKPEVLSL, encoded by the coding sequence TTGAAACAACAAAAATTAACACGATTTATTAAATCTGAAGATGCTGATCAAAAATGGTATGTAATTGATGCTAATGATTTAATTTTGGGTAGATTAGCCGCTAAAGTCGCATCAGTTATTCGTGGAAAACATAAACCGATTTTCACTCCAAATACTGATACCGGTGATTTTGTAATCGTTGTAAACGCAAATAAAGTAAAAGTAACGGGAAAAAGAGAGTTGATGAAAACATATTTTACTCACTCTATGTATCCGGGCGGAGCAAAAATAAAATCTTTTACCGAGCTAATAGCTAAAAAACCTGACTACGTTATTACTGAAGCTGTTAAAGGTATGCTTCCTAAAAATAGATTAGGCAGACATTTATTAAAAAAATTAAAAGTTTATGCTGGTTCTGAACATCCGCATTCAGCACAAAAACCTGAAGTTTTAAGTTTATAA
- the rpsI gene encoding 30S ribosomal protein S9, with the protein MADKIFVGRRKNAVARVILRNGSGKVTINNREFENFFPVADNRDDVITPFKFTETLGKYDVLANVEGGGVRGQAEAIRLGIARALISINPDLRKLIKPEGLLRRDPRMVERKKPGRPKARKKFQFSKR; encoded by the coding sequence ATGGCAGATAAAATTTTTGTTGGAAGAAGAAAAAATGCTGTTGCACGCGTTATTTTAAGAAACGGATCTGGAAAAGTTACAATTAACAATCGTGAATTTGAAAATTTTTTCCCGGTTGCGGATAATAGAGACGATGTTATTACACCATTTAAATTTACCGAAACTTTAGGTAAATACGATGTTCTAGCCAACGTTGAAGGCGGCGGAGTTCGCGGTCAAGCCGAAGCTATTAGATTGGGAATTGCAAGAGCTCTTATTAGCATTAATCCCGATTTAAGAAAATTAATTAAACCTGAAGGTTTGCTTAGAAGAGATCCAAGAATGGTTGAACGTAAAAAACCGGGTAGACCAAAAGCAAGAAAGAAATTTCAATTCTCTAAAAGATAA